The uncultured Fretibacterium sp. sequence ATGGCGGAGGAGCATATCCGCTCCTGCGGGGCGGCGCCCGCGTTCAAGGGATACCGTCCTGCGCCCTCCATGAGCCCTTTCCCCGGGACGATCTGTGTCTCGATCAACGAGGAGATCGTCCATGGCTTCCCCAGCGACGGGCGCAGGCTGGAGGAGGGCGACATCCTGAGCGTGGATGTGGGGGCCTGTCTGGACGGTTATTACGGGGACGCCGCCTGTACCTATCCCGTGGGGGCCATCAGTGCGGAACGTCGGAAGCTCCTCGACGTGACGGAGGGGTCCCTGAACCGGGCCATCGCCGCGGCCCTCGCGGGCAGGACGATCGGAGATATCGGACATGCCGTCGAGTCCTACGTCGTTCCGCTGGGGTACGGCATCGTCCGGGACTTCACGGGGCACGGCGTGGGGAAGAAGCTTCATGAGGCGCCTCAGGTCCCCAACTTCGGGCGCTCCGGTCGGGGCGTGACCCTTCAGCCCGGCATGACCCTGGCGATAGAGCCCATGATCATGACGGGGCGCGAGAAGGTCCTGATCGGAGAGAACGGATGGGTGGTCGTTACCGCCGACGGTTCCGATGCAGCGCATTTCGAGAGGTCCATCGCCGTTACGGCCGATGGGCCGGAGATATTGACTCCATGGACAAGTCCCTAGACCCCCGCTTCGGACCCTACAGACTGGGGCAGGTGGTGCTCTCCAGAAGGGGCAAGGACAGGGGAAACCGCTATGTGGTGGTGGGTTTCCCGGAAGAGGACAGATTGGCCCTGGCGGACGCGGACCGGTTCAACGTGTCGCGGCCGAAGAGGAAGAATCCGAAGCATGTGCAGCCGACGTCGCTCTTTGCGGCGGAGGTCGCCGAGTGGGTACGGTCGGGCAGGGACATTGACCGGGGGCGCTTTTGTCAGATCCTGAACGCGCTCGATGGAGATGCGCTGAACGAGGAAAGAAGTCGGAACGGAGAGGCAGGGTAGCGAATGGCAAACAAAGAGGAAGTCATCGAAGCGAGGGGCGTCGTCTCGGAACCTCTTCCCAACGCCATGTTTCGTGTGGAGCTGGAGAACGGGCACAAGCTCCTGGCTCACGTCTCGGGCAAGATGCGAATGCATTTCATCCGGATCCTTCCCGGGGACAGGGTCCTGGTCGAGGTCTCCCCTTATGATCTCACCAGGGGAAGGATCATTTACCGCTATAAATAAACGGGGAGCGTCCGGTCCTCTGTCCTCCGTCGGAGGTCCCGATTCGGATGGGGGGCGCAGGCTGAAAGCCCGTATGTTGGAGTTGAATGACCAGGAGGCGCTGGGGGCTGTTTGTGTGTCCCGGCCGGCGTTTTTCTGAAGATTTGCTGAGGAGTGGGAACAATGAAGGTGAAACCGTCGGTCAAACCGATCTGTGAGTTTTGTCGTGTGATTCGGCGCAACGGCGTCGTGCGGATCATCTGCAGCCGCGACCCGCGCCACAAGCAGCGTCAGGGTGCGAGGAGGTAAGAGGGAATGGCTCGTATTTCAGGTGTGGACATCCCGCGCGAGAAGCGCATTGAAATTGCGTTGACCTATATCTTCGGCATCGGCCTTCCCTCGTCGAAGAAGATTCTGGCGGCCACGGGCGTCGACCCCAATATCCGGGTCAAGGACCTCTCGGAGGCCGACGTGCAGAAGCTGCGCCGCGAGATCGAGGACCACTACCGGGTGGAGGGCGACCTGCGCCGCGAGGTCTCGATGAACATCAAGCGGCTGATCGACATCGGCTGCTACAGGGGGCTCCGGCACAAGCAGGGGCTGCCCGTCCGGGGTCAGAAGACGAAGACCAACGCCAGGACGCGCAAGGGGCCGCGGCGTACTGTGGCCAATAAGAAGATGGCGGGCAAGTAATTCCAATTCAAATCATTCGTATGCTTCGTTGTCTTTGCTCACCTTGCTCGACGTACCTTTTTGTACGCCTTCGCTTCGGTTCGCAAAGGCCGCCTCGCCTACAAATGATTTAGAAATGAATTACTTTGTCCTCTAAGAAAAAACGGGAAGATTTTTGGAGGAGGCGAAACGCGCGTGGCCAAAAGAACGGTCCGTAAGGGCAAAAAGCGTGAAAAGAAGAATATCAGTTA is a genomic window containing:
- the map gene encoding type I methionyl aminopeptidase; this translates as MVRLKSEEELVLMRRAGKVVAEVLDLLREAVRPGVSTGELDRMAEEHIRSCGAAPAFKGYRPAPSMSPFPGTICVSINEEIVHGFPSDGRRLEEGDILSVDVGACLDGYYGDAACTYPVGAISAERRKLLDVTEGSLNRAIAAALAGRTIGDIGHAVESYVVPLGYGIVRDFTGHGVGKKLHEAPQVPNFGRSGRGVTLQPGMTLAIEPMIMTGREKVLIGENGWVVVTADGSDAAHFERSIAVTADGPEILTPWTSP
- a CDS encoding KOW domain-containing RNA-binding protein, whose translation is MDKSLDPRFGPYRLGQVVLSRRGKDRGNRYVVVGFPEEDRLALADADRFNVSRPKRKNPKHVQPTSLFAAEVAEWVRSGRDIDRGRFCQILNALDGDALNEERSRNGEAG
- the infA gene encoding translation initiation factor IF-1, which produces MANKEEVIEARGVVSEPLPNAMFRVELENGHKLLAHVSGKMRMHFIRILPGDRVLVEVSPYDLTRGRIIYRYK
- the rpmJ gene encoding 50S ribosomal protein L36, which gives rise to MKVKPSVKPICEFCRVIRRNGVVRIICSRDPRHKQRQGARR
- the rpsM gene encoding 30S ribosomal protein S13, producing the protein MARISGVDIPREKRIEIALTYIFGIGLPSSKKILAATGVDPNIRVKDLSEADVQKLRREIEDHYRVEGDLRREVSMNIKRLIDIGCYRGLRHKQGLPVRGQKTKTNARTRKGPRRTVANKKMAGK